One window of Salmo salar chromosome ssa11, Ssal_v3.1, whole genome shotgun sequence genomic DNA carries:
- the LOC106562608 gene encoding protein Lines homolog 1 isoform X1 encodes MKPAFNSKVHLACCKDRLLSHLAAKSVSSYVIFELRCFNTVNQIWEWKCLQVLQNPCSGNALDACTWSLTTVLKAVLKETSQYKPGTLEKLLATFDTALTAVYSQLVPVESLGHGNSASYPSSNTADWATTLTNLLDLLEVLTAARFKLSTTRVCFTSSRLSLVQASALLRIVDSHVHYFVKKQVLLLLKRILLQKAGEDMGFGEASSLTHGDDHMTSDIFTLADDVLQAVHTDWLQCVPVESAANCVAGAVMRLIM; translated from the exons ATGAAACCAGCCTTTAATTcaaag GTTCACCTTGCCTGCTGCAAGGACAGATTGCTGTCTCATCTAGCTGCAAAGAGTGTATCCTCCTATGTTATTTTTGAGCTGCGTTGCTTT AATACAGTCAACCAGATTTGGGAATGGAAGTGCTTGCAAGTGCTCCAGAACCCTTGCTCTGGCAACGCACTGGATGCATGCACATGGTCACTTACCACTGTCCTGAAAGCAGTTCTAAAAGAAACATCACAATATAAACCTG GGACTTTGGAGAAACTTCTTGCCACATTCGACACAGCTCTCACTGCTGTTTACTCCCAGCTTGTCCCTGTAGAGAGTCTGGGCCATGGGAACTCTGCATCATACCCCAGTAGTAACACGGCAGACTGGGCTACAACTCTGACTAACCTCCTAGACTTACTGGAAGTGCTCACTGCTGCCAGGTTCAAACTAAGCACCACTAGGGTCTGTTTCACCAGCTCAAGGCTCTCCCTCGTACAGGCATCAGCGCTACTGCGGATAGTCGACTCTCATGTCCACTACTTTGTGAAGAAGCAAGTGCTTCTGCTTTTAAAGAGGATTCTCCTTCAGAAGGCAGGCGAGGACATGGGTTTTGGTGAGGCGTCCTCCCTAACGCATGGAGATGATCACATGACCAGTGACATTTTTACACTGGCAGATGATGTGTTGCAGGCAGTGCACACTGATTGGTTacagtgtgttccagtggagTCGGCGGCCAATTGTGTGGCGGGAGCAGTGATGCGTTTGATCATGTGA
- the LOC106562608 gene encoding protein Lines homolog 1 isoform X2 has protein sequence MKPAFNSKVHLACCKDRLLSHLAAKSVSSYVIFELRCFNTVNQIWEWKCLQVLQNPCSGNALDACTWSLTTVLKAVLKETSQYKPGVCNTIGIHGYLSALLLFLSQHGVQLKQGSHSCCWVSLVFGEQDDDMMEAAKALLLLYLHHRVSSDLEPDAACVVGGNPHCHFLFLLCSISFDHSILLKRREVVHSVEFHND, from the exons ATGAAACCAGCCTTTAATTcaaag GTTCACCTTGCCTGCTGCAAGGACAGATTGCTGTCTCATCTAGCTGCAAAGAGTGTATCCTCCTATGTTATTTTTGAGCTGCGTTGCTTT AATACAGTCAACCAGATTTGGGAATGGAAGTGCTTGCAAGTGCTCCAGAACCCTTGCTCTGGCAACGCACTGGATGCATGCACATGGTCACTTACCACTGTCCTGAAAGCAGTTCTAAAAGAAACATCACAATATAAACCTG GTGTATGTAATACCATTGGCATCCATGGCTATTTAAGTGCATTGCTGCTGTTCCTGAGCCAGCATGGGGTCCAGCTGAAGCAGGGATCTCACTCCTGCTGCTGGGTGTCCTTGGTGTTTGGAGAGCAGGACGACGACATGATGGAAGCAGCAAAGGCTTTACTCCTACTATACCTCCATCACAG AGTGTCCTCTGACCTGGAACCTGATGCTGCGTGTGTTGTCGGCGGCAACCCCCACTGtcactttctcttcctcctctgcagCATCTCCTTTGACCACAGCATTCTCCTGAAGCGAAGAGAAGTTGTTCACAGCGTTGAATTCCATAATGACTAA